Proteins from one Coregonus clupeaformis isolate EN_2021a chromosome 29, ASM2061545v1, whole genome shotgun sequence genomic window:
- the LOC121546405 gene encoding methylthioribulose-1-phosphate dehydratase isoform X3: MTKPPAFKQTRKVRNVIRKHAVHGIVVNLPGRGRKKNLVPPVEKDKTRKKNLVRTVEKADRSAAVQKKMASVCDATNEDKENGSESTESQDKEHPRVLIPELCRSFYQLGWVTGTGGGLSLRRGDQIYIAPSGVQKERIQPDDIFVCDVEERDISCPPPWKKLKKSQCTPLFMNAYTMRGEVSLFMNAYTMRAAQAVIHTHSKAAVMATLFYPGKEFRITHQEMIKGIRKGTSGTNYRYDETLVVPIIENTPEEQDLKERMALAMEQYPDSCAVLVRRHGVYVWGESWEKAKTMCECYDYLFDIAVQMKQSGMDPSAPPVEENHYYDVQQSQ, from the exons ATGACGAAACCCCCTGCTTTCAAACAAACACGCAAAG TTCGCAATGTTATCAGGAAGCATGCTGTCCATGGAATTGTAGTCAACCTCCCAGGACGTGGTCGCAAGAAGAATCTGGTTCCACCGGTTGAAAAAGATAAAACTCGCAAGAAGAATCTGGTTCGAACGGTTGAAAAAGCAGATCGATCTGCAGCTGTCCAAAAGAAAATGGCATCTGTTTGTGACGCCACCAATGAAGACAAGGAAAATGGTTCAGAGTCGACGGAGTCTCAG GACAAGGAACATCCACGGGTTCTCATCCCAGAGTTGTGTCGTTCTTTCTACCAACTCGGCTGGGTTACAGGGACAGGAGGGGGGCTAAGTTTGAGACGTGG AGATCAGATCTACATTGCCCCGTCTGGAGTCCAGAAGGAGAGAATACAG CCAGATGACATATTTGTCTGTGACGTGGAGGAGAGGGACATCAGCTGCCCACCCCCCTGGAAGAAGCTGAAGAAGAGCCAGTGCACCCCTCTGTTCATGAATGCCTACACTATGAGAGGTGAGGTCTCTCTGTTCATGAATGCCTACACTATGAGAG CGGCTCAGGCCGTCATCCACACCCACTCCAAGGCTGCCGTCATGGCAACTCTGTTTTATCCCGGCAAGGAGTTCCGCATAACTCACCAGGAGATGATCAAGGGAATCCGCAAGGGCACCTCCGGCACCAACTACAG atATGATGAAACGCTGGTGGTGCCCATCATTGAGAACACCCCGGAGGAGCAGGACCTGAAGGAGCGCATGGCGCTGGCCATGGAGCAGTACCCAGACTCCTGTGCTGTCCTCGTCCGGCGCCACGGCGTCTACGTGTGGGGGGAGTCCTGGGAGAAGGCCAAGACCAT GTGTGAATGTTATGACTACCTATTTGACATCGCCGTCCAAATGAAGCAGAGTGGGATGGATCCTTCGGCACCACCCGTTGAAGAGAACCATTACTACGATGTCCAACAATCCCAATAA
- the LOC121546405 gene encoding methylthioribulose-1-phosphate dehydratase isoform X4 gives MASVCDATNEDKENGSESTESQDKEHPRVLIPELCRSFYQLGWVTGTGGGLSLRRGDQIYIAPSGVQKERIQPDDIFVCDVEERDISCPPPWKKLKKSQCTPLFMNAYTMRGEVSLFMNAYTMRAAQAVIHTHSKAAVMATLFYPGKEFRITHQEMIKGIRKGTSGTNYRYDETLVVPIIENTPEEQDLKERMALAMEQYPDSCAVLVRRHGVYVWGESWEKAKTMCECYDYLFDIAVQMKQSGMDPSAPPVEENHYYDVQQSQ, from the exons ATGGCATCTGTTTGTGACGCCACCAATGAAGACAAGGAAAATGGTTCAGAGTCGACGGAGTCTCAG GACAAGGAACATCCACGGGTTCTCATCCCAGAGTTGTGTCGTTCTTTCTACCAACTCGGCTGGGTTACAGGGACAGGAGGGGGGCTAAGTTTGAGACGTGG AGATCAGATCTACATTGCCCCGTCTGGAGTCCAGAAGGAGAGAATACAG CCAGATGACATATTTGTCTGTGACGTGGAGGAGAGGGACATCAGCTGCCCACCCCCCTGGAAGAAGCTGAAGAAGAGCCAGTGCACCCCTCTGTTCATGAATGCCTACACTATGAGAGGTGAGGTCTCTCTGTTCATGAATGCCTACACTATGAGAG CGGCTCAGGCCGTCATCCACACCCACTCCAAGGCTGCCGTCATGGCAACTCTGTTTTATCCCGGCAAGGAGTTCCGCATAACTCACCAGGAGATGATCAAGGGAATCCGCAAGGGCACCTCCGGCACCAACTACAG atATGATGAAACGCTGGTGGTGCCCATCATTGAGAACACCCCGGAGGAGCAGGACCTGAAGGAGCGCATGGCGCTGGCCATGGAGCAGTACCCAGACTCCTGTGCTGTCCTCGTCCGGCGCCACGGCGTCTACGTGTGGGGGGAGTCCTGGGAGAAGGCCAAGACCAT GTGTGAATGTTATGACTACCTATTTGACATCGCCGTCCAAATGAAGCAGAGTGGGATGGATCCTTCGGCACCACCCGTTGAAGAGAACCATTACTACGATGTCCAACAATCCCAATAA
- the LOC121546405 gene encoding methylthioribulose-1-phosphate dehydratase isoform X1, which translates to MVKGKELSEDVRNLIITKHGLKQGYKSISRDLGIAVSTVRNVIRKHAVHGIVVNLPGRGRKKNLVPPVEKDKTRKKNLVRTVEKADRSAAVQKKMASVCDATNEDKENGSESTESQDKEHPRVLIPELCRSFYQLGWVTGTGGGLSLRRGDQIYIAPSGVQKERIQPDDIFVCDVEERDISCPPPWKKLKKSQCTPLFMNAYTMRGEVSLFMNAYTMRAAQAVIHTHSKAAVMATLFYPGKEFRITHQEMIKGIRKGTSGTNYRYDETLVVPIIENTPEEQDLKERMALAMEQYPDSCAVLVRRHGVYVWGESWEKAKTMCECYDYLFDIAVQMKQSGMDPSAPPVEENHYYDVQQSQ; encoded by the exons ATGGTGAAGGGGAAAGAACTGTCTGAGGATGTCAGGAATTTGATTATAACCAAACATGGGCTTAAGCAAGGTTACAAATCCATCTCCCGAGACCTTGGGATTGCTGTTTCCACAGTTCGCAATGTTATCAGGAAGCATGCTGTCCATGGAATTGTAGTCAACCTCCCAGGACGTGGTCGCAAGAAGAATCTGGTTCCACCGGTTGAAAAAGATAAAACTCGCAAGAAGAATCTGGTTCGAACGGTTGAAAAAGCAGATCGATCTGCAGCTGTCCAAAAGAAAATGGCATCTGTTTGTGACGCCACCAATGAAGACAAGGAAAATGGTTCAGAGTCGACGGAGTCTCAG GACAAGGAACATCCACGGGTTCTCATCCCAGAGTTGTGTCGTTCTTTCTACCAACTCGGCTGGGTTACAGGGACAGGAGGGGGGCTAAGTTTGAGACGTGG AGATCAGATCTACATTGCCCCGTCTGGAGTCCAGAAGGAGAGAATACAG CCAGATGACATATTTGTCTGTGACGTGGAGGAGAGGGACATCAGCTGCCCACCCCCCTGGAAGAAGCTGAAGAAGAGCCAGTGCACCCCTCTGTTCATGAATGCCTACACTATGAGAGGTGAGGTCTCTCTGTTCATGAATGCCTACACTATGAGAG CGGCTCAGGCCGTCATCCACACCCACTCCAAGGCTGCCGTCATGGCAACTCTGTTTTATCCCGGCAAGGAGTTCCGCATAACTCACCAGGAGATGATCAAGGGAATCCGCAAGGGCACCTCCGGCACCAACTACAG atATGATGAAACGCTGGTGGTGCCCATCATTGAGAACACCCCGGAGGAGCAGGACCTGAAGGAGCGCATGGCGCTGGCCATGGAGCAGTACCCAGACTCCTGTGCTGTCCTCGTCCGGCGCCACGGCGTCTACGTGTGGGGGGAGTCCTGGGAGAAGGCCAAGACCAT GTGTGAATGTTATGACTACCTATTTGACATCGCCGTCCAAATGAAGCAGAGTGGGATGGATCCTTCGGCACCACCCGTTGAAGAGAACCATTACTACGATGTCCAACAATCCCAATAA
- the LOC121546405 gene encoding methylthioribulose-1-phosphate dehydratase isoform X2, with protein sequence MVKGKELSEDVRNLIITKHGLKQGYKSISRDLGIAVSTVRNVIRKHAVHGIVVNLPGRGRKKNLVPPVEKDKTRKKNLVRTVEKADRSAAVQKKMASVCDATNEDKENGSESTESQDKEHPRVLIPELCRSFYQLGWVTGTGGGLSLRRGDQIYIAPSGVQKERIQPDDIFVCDVEERDISCPPPWKKLKKSQCTPLFMNAYTMRAAQAVIHTHSKAAVMATLFYPGKEFRITHQEMIKGIRKGTSGTNYRYDETLVVPIIENTPEEQDLKERMALAMEQYPDSCAVLVRRHGVYVWGESWEKAKTMCECYDYLFDIAVQMKQSGMDPSAPPVEENHYYDVQQSQ encoded by the exons ATGGTGAAGGGGAAAGAACTGTCTGAGGATGTCAGGAATTTGATTATAACCAAACATGGGCTTAAGCAAGGTTACAAATCCATCTCCCGAGACCTTGGGATTGCTGTTTCCACAGTTCGCAATGTTATCAGGAAGCATGCTGTCCATGGAATTGTAGTCAACCTCCCAGGACGTGGTCGCAAGAAGAATCTGGTTCCACCGGTTGAAAAAGATAAAACTCGCAAGAAGAATCTGGTTCGAACGGTTGAAAAAGCAGATCGATCTGCAGCTGTCCAAAAGAAAATGGCATCTGTTTGTGACGCCACCAATGAAGACAAGGAAAATGGTTCAGAGTCGACGGAGTCTCAG GACAAGGAACATCCACGGGTTCTCATCCCAGAGTTGTGTCGTTCTTTCTACCAACTCGGCTGGGTTACAGGGACAGGAGGGGGGCTAAGTTTGAGACGTGG AGATCAGATCTACATTGCCCCGTCTGGAGTCCAGAAGGAGAGAATACAG CCAGATGACATATTTGTCTGTGACGTGGAGGAGAGGGACATCAGCTGCCCACCCCCCTGGAAGAAGCTGAAGAAGAGCCAGTGCACCCCTCTGTTCATGAATGCCTACACTATGAGAG CGGCTCAGGCCGTCATCCACACCCACTCCAAGGCTGCCGTCATGGCAACTCTGTTTTATCCCGGCAAGGAGTTCCGCATAACTCACCAGGAGATGATCAAGGGAATCCGCAAGGGCACCTCCGGCACCAACTACAG atATGATGAAACGCTGGTGGTGCCCATCATTGAGAACACCCCGGAGGAGCAGGACCTGAAGGAGCGCATGGCGCTGGCCATGGAGCAGTACCCAGACTCCTGTGCTGTCCTCGTCCGGCGCCACGGCGTCTACGTGTGGGGGGAGTCCTGGGAGAAGGCCAAGACCAT GTGTGAATGTTATGACTACCTATTTGACATCGCCGTCCAAATGAAGCAGAGTGGGATGGATCCTTCGGCACCACCCGTTGAAGAGAACCATTACTACGATGTCCAACAATCCCAATAA